The genomic region TGATGAGATAACCGTAAAGCTTAATGATAAAAGAGAGTTTGTCGCTGAAATTATTGGTACCGATCGTAAGACCGATATTGCACTGATTAAAATTAGTGCTACTGATTTGCCTGTAGTTACACAAGGAAACCCGGAGAATCTTAAGGTGGGTGAGTGGGTGATTGCAATCGGTTCTCCATTTGGTTTTGAGCATAGCGTCACTGCGGGTATTGTGAGTGCTAAAGGACGTTCTTTGGCGCAGGAAAATTATGTTCCATTTATACAAACTGATGTTGCAATTAACCCAGGAAATTCAGGTGGGCCATTGTTTAACATGAAAGGTGAAGTGGTTGGAATTAATTCTCAAATTTATAGCCGCACGGGCGGATTCATGGGATTGTCTTTTGCTATACCGATCAATGTTGCCACTGAGATTGCTGATCAGCTAAAGACTAGTGGTAAAGTAAGCCGAGGAAGAATTGGTGTAATGATTCAAGAAGTAACTAAAGAGTTGGCGGAATCTTTTGGATTAACGGATAGTAGAGGAGCCTTAGTCGTTTCTATTGAAAAGGATGGCCCGGCGGGGAAAGCCGGGGTTCAAGCTCGTGATATTATTTTGAAGTTCGATGAAAAGGAGGTTTTAACATCTTCAGATTTACCCCGCATCGTGGGCAATACTAAACCAGGTTCAAAAGCAACTATTCAAATTTGGCGAGATGGTGCTTTAAGAACAATTAAGGTCGAAGTTGGAGAAACACCTTCTGATGAGGGAGCAGAAAGCCGCAAACTTAAGCAAAGCAAAAAACCGGATACTTCTAATCGTCTTGGGTTGGCATTAAGTGAAGTTACCGATGAGCAAAAGAAACAGCTGGAGATTGCCAATGGTTTGCTGGTTGAAGACATGCAATCTGGTATTGCCAGTCGTTCAGGAATCCGTATAGGGGACATTATCCTGGGATTTAACAGTAAAGACGTAAAAAGTGTCGCGCAGTTTAATGAACTGCTCAATCAAGTTAAAAGTGGAAAAAACATTGCTTTACTTGTAAAAAGAGGGGATATCACAACTTTTATTACGATGAAACTCTCCGATGATGAAAAAGAGAATTGAGTCTAACTCTTTTCACCCTGATCAAATACGGGAACTGCTCATCTATGGCCGCGAAAATTGTCATCTTTGCCAAGATATGATACTTGCGTTGCAGAATTTGCAGCAGCAGCTATCATTCGATTTCAAGGTTGTTGATATTGATTCCGATCCAGAACTGGTTGCACGCTATGGAGAAAAAATTCCGGTATTGATTTCACCACTTACCAATCAAGTGATTTGTCATTATTTTCTTGATTTAGCAGCTTTAGATGATTATCTTGGTAAATTTCGTTAGAATGCTGCCTCTTTAATTGCCATATAATTTAAGTTTTCAGCTTGGCTGGTGAGTTTTTAGCGCTCTGTTGGAAATATACACCTCTATCTTTGACATCCTGATGCAGCATATCCGTAATTTTTCCATCATTGCCCATATTGATCACGGCAAATCAACGCTGGCGGAT from Nitrosomonas ureae harbors:
- a CDS encoding DegQ family serine endoprotease — encoded protein: MFQLIIIPFILLSSVTFVQATELPDFTGLVEKHGVAVVNISAVQSLNVMNNQIIPEIPGIPENSPFYDFFRRHIQPFPGPRKSEPKSLGSGFIISSDGYILTNAHVVETADEITVKLNDKREFVAEIIGTDRKTDIALIKISATDLPVVTQGNPENLKVGEWVIAIGSPFGFEHSVTAGIVSAKGRSLAQENYVPFIQTDVAINPGNSGGPLFNMKGEVVGINSQIYSRTGGFMGLSFAIPINVATEIADQLKTSGKVSRGRIGVMIQEVTKELAESFGLTDSRGALVVSIEKDGPAGKAGVQARDIILKFDEKEVLTSSDLPRIVGNTKPGSKATIQIWRDGALRTIKVEVGETPSDEGAESRKLKQSKKPDTSNRLGLALSEVTDEQKKQLEIANGLLVEDMQSGIASRSGIRIGDIILGFNSKDVKSVAQFNELLNQVKSGKNIALLVKRGDITTFITMKLSDDEKEN
- a CDS encoding glutaredoxin family protein, with the translated sequence MMKKRIESNSFHPDQIRELLIYGRENCHLCQDMILALQNLQQQLSFDFKVVDIDSDPELVARYGEKIPVLISPLTNQVICHYFLDLAALDDYLGKFR